TGGTGGACGCACAGTGAATCCGCTTTAAGCAGTGTGTTTCATAGAATTATTAGTCACCGACGagaataagaaaattaaaatgaaatatttagaattaattttatttaattggaaTTTGGGTTGGTGTGATTGGGATTTCAGGTCAGAAGAGGTTAAGGCCTTGAATGAACATGCTGTGGCTGATCCAGAGGCCGTAGCAGCCGAGGTTGAGACCATCATTGACATGTGAGTCTCTATAAACATTTCTTTTGAATTGCTAAATATGTAAATAGAGAATGTAAAAGTTGAAGCAGAAAGATTCCCTTTTTTTGCCAAATTTTCATTTATCATTAACCATAAATCAAATGGATTACAATCTTATATGTTGATGTTGTTTGTTTACTCCCGACTCCACCATTATAGTCAGATCCGTGTCTAACGGGCACGACCCTTTTTAATATTTCTTGCATCACATGACCGTATCATTGTCTTTCCAATCGTACCTCGAAGTACAAATTTTTTATTCAAAGCAATTAAACGCTTTATCAACCTTACTATAATTACAGTTTTATTGCATCACATGACTAATTCTCACTTCTTCATGCACAACCACTCTTTTATTTACCTCATTATTGATTTAAAAGTTGTAATATGAAGGAAGCAGGGTAAATGGTAAGTTGGAGGATTTTTTATTGTTCTTATTCTTGGTGTTTGCTGCACACTGGACCAGCTAAATAAGATAAACAAACAGACTCTTTTGTCTCTTTTcgttaaaaatgaaaagaaacagcATGTCCTAGCCGTTATACCTGGAGTGAATGACCCTAATGTCCTTTCGAAATAACAAAATTCTACATCATGTTTTGTCTGCTTATGCCATCTTTACAAATTGGGATTAATTTAACTCCCACCGACAATAATTTACAAGCCCATCTAGTAGTAAAATCAAAGATGCTAATAATTTTGGTTACTAAGCTGGAATATTTAGACCGTATGACAAAAGTCTGCGTAGTAAAATTTAATAAACTGAATGAAAAAAATGGTAGGAATATTCGAAATGCGACGGAAAGGAGGAAGTTGGGTTTCTTCTCGTGCGGAACTGGTAATCCCATTGATGATTGCTGGCGTTGTGACCCCAACTGGCAGAAGAACCGGAAGAGACTTGCTGACTGTGGCATTGGTTTTGGAAGGAATGCAATTGGGGGGCGTGATGGACGCTTCTACGTTGTCACTGACTCTAATGATGATGACCCTGTTAACCCCAAACCTGGGACCTTGCGCCATGCTGTGATCCAGGAACAACCACTTTGGATTGTGTTCAAGAGGGACATGGTTATTAAGTTGAAGCAGGAGTTGCTGGTCAACAGCTTTAAGACCATTGATGGTCGTGGGGTGAATGTCCATATTGCTAATGGGGCATGTATCACAATTCAATACGTTACCAATGTCATTGTTCATGGTCTTCATATTCATGACTGTAAGCCCACTGGCAATGCCATGGTTAGAAGCTCACCCACTCACTTCGGGTGGAGGACAATGGCTGATGGTGATGCAATCTCCATCTTTGGGTCAAGCCACGTTTGGGTTGATCACAATTCTCTTTCTAATTGTGCTGATGGTCTTGTTGATGCTGTCATGGGGTCAACTGCCATTACCATCTCCAACAATCACCTCACCCACCACAATGAGGTAATTTTGATGCATGTATTTCTCTTGTACCTCACTTTTTTATCTGTAGCATCCTTGTTAACGCTCAAGCTCAACTGCAGGTGATGTTGCTGGGTCACAGTGACTCTTACACAAGGGACAAGCAGATGCAAGTGACCATTGCCTACAACCATTTCGGAGAGGGACTTATCCAGAGAATGCCAAGGTGTAGGCATGGGTATTTCCATGTGGTAAACAATGACTACACTCATTGGGAAATGTATGCTATTGGGGGAAGTGCAAATCCTACCATAAACAGCCAGGGTAACAGATACGCAGCTCCAAGAAACCCGTTTGCAAAGGAGGTATTGTCTTGTGTCATATTTGCTGAATATGTTATGTTTACAATCATCATATCAGATAATATGATTGATTGGTTGGTTTGAGCAGGTGACCAAGAGAGTGGACACAGCTGAAAGCCACTGGAAGAGCTGGAACTGGAGGTCGGAAGGAGATTTGCTGCTGAATGGCGCATATTTCACTCCATCTGGAGCCGGAGCCTCAGCAAGCTATGCCAGGGCCTCAAGCTTGGGAGCCAAGTCCTCCTCCATGGTTGGATCCATGACTTCCAATGCTGGAGCTCTACCCTGCCGAAGAGGCAGGCAATGCTAGATAGTATATCCCCCACCCAATCAATTAAAATGGTTGAAAAGCCAGCCATTTACTAGCTCTTTCCCATCATTCAAAAAGCACTACCAATCAAATATCCATATTCTCTGTAGTCTATCCTCCCCATCTACCAGCATCATCGCATATTCTGATTTTAAgtgtaaatttatttatttttacacaTTGTCATTATTTTGTCCTACCCACTCTACTCATTTTGTTTGTCAATCTGTGCAACCTGCTTCAACTCTAGTGAACTAAAAAATCCATCTTAAGAGCAGGTACGCAAGCGTTGTCCTTGGTTCCCTTTTCCTTTTTTGCCCCCTTTGAAGTTTTCTGGTCTTCCTCAGCCTCCCATCCGCGTCAATCTTGGTCACTACCTACACTTTGGTCTTGTGGGTTTATAGGACTTTTACTGATTTGGTGAACTTTATTTTATTTGTGTCTAGTCATACAAGCAATAGTATGAGCGTCAAAgtttggagttattgaaagacttTGTTACAGAGATGATGTATAGTCAATAGCAGTGATGTTTACCTTTTACTTTTCTTCGCTTTTTCTTTCTTAATGGAAGCGAtcttttttacttttattatatgtatGGGTAtcctctttctttctttctttctttcttttctttttcactttATGGTTTTGCAATTGTGGTAATTTCCGTTATCAGTATGCCCCTTGTTGTGACGTTGTTCCTCTGCCATCGCCAGCATTAGTGATTCTTTCATGTACTTTGCTGTCACCCACATTACCAAAAGTCATCAATTACTAATATCATGACAGCTTTTGGTCTTTTTATCAAAATGATGCAATTGCTTTAAATGGGTTCAACGACTTTACTGGTTTTCAATTCTAAATCATCACTCCTTCGGAAACCAATAAGTTAATGTTGATATGTAACATAATTCATAGGGATAGCAATTGTTTCTAATTTGTTGATTGGGAAAGGAGGGTGATTCTCCAAAAGCTTTGCAAAACCAAAAGagaattttaaattaaatgaagATCGTGCCTGTTGAGCTTCATCACTAAGTTGCTAATATCATACTAAACGGATGATGGTCTGAGTCTGAGGCAGAGAAATGGAAATTATGACAATTGCATTTGCTTGGGCTTGGCCATAAAATAGAATGGAATGCTACCATCTCTCTTTCTATCCCCAACTTGGCAGCTCaatggataaaaataaaatatcactaatattatataaattaatgcAACCCATAAATTAATTTATAGAGTATAAACCAAGTCATATTAACACTCAATAAGCAaataaatttaaactttaaatatataaaattttcatgaaccTAAGATATGATAAAAGCAACCCTCAAGCAAATAGCACACAAGTGAGCATGTGCAAAGCAGATGTATGTGCTACCTCTTGAGggtataaataattatataatactaagatgatttttaaaaatattaaatatatttatctatttataaacTCAGTGTAATAGATTCAAATATCTTTTTTAGATAGAAATATGGAGTTTAGGGCAGTGAAGAAGGTGAGACGAAGAGATGAGGATCCCCTTGATGGTGGCGGAGGGAGAGTCGGCCGAGCCAATGTTTTCTAAATATTCTTCCTTTAAAGATGCAGTGacaaatttggctagcatgagtCATTTTTCGGAGAATGACTGGGAAGAAGAATACTTTGATTTAGATGATAGGGACTTATTAAGGAAGATGGTTGATGGTATGCCAACACTTGACTTCTCGGAAAGACTTTATTCTCTTATCGAGAAGAGTATGTCTAGCACGATTGTATTGAAGCTATTAGGGAAGAGGATAGGGGTTAACACTTTATGGAGCAAAGTGTGATCGTTGTGGAAACCGATTAAGCGTTTCCAGCTTATGGATATAGAGAATGATTATTTTCTTGCAAAATTTGAATAACATGTAGATTATTGTAATGTCCTATCCGATGGGACCTGGGTGATCTACAGGCAGTATCTTACAGTCCAACCATGGACAACCCAATTCTCCTTACTGCAGAAGTTTCCTGAGAATGTTGTTACATGGATTCACGTTCTTAGTCTGTTAGGGGTGTTTTACAAGAGAAGTGTTTTGCGAGCTATTGGAGAGCTAGTAGGAAAAGTTTTcaagatagttttgcaaactgaTAAAAGGGTTCGGGGACAATTTGCAAAGTTTGGAATACAGTTAAATTACGCAAACCTCTTATTTCCAGGGTCCAAGTAGCCAACAGAATTCATAGAGTTGAGTATGAGTCCCTTCCTATGATTTGTTATAGCTGCAGCACTTACGGTCACATGAGGGAGAACTGTGCTAAAGTTCATAATACAGAAAGCATGGAGGAGGAATCGGACATGGCTAATGAGAATCTTGTAAGGATGAAGCAACAACTAGAAATCTCGACTCAAGTGAGAGTTGAAAAGGAGGAGTATGGTGAATGAATGATTGTGGATCGTCAGAATTGTTGACAAAGTTGGATGATTGAGGGTGGTTCAGAGAATGGATTAAGAAAGATCTCTTTTAGATCTTAGTTTAATACTATTGTTGAAATTGAGGCAATTAGAAATGAAACTAGAGAAATTGGTGgtgaaatatttaattttggaAGCAAAGGAATCAAGAAACTAGATCAACTAAAGATATTATGAGAGGAAATCAAGGGAGTGGCTTTAGAAGTAGGAGAAAATGAATGAATAGTGAATAGCTAACTGGGGGACTTGGGCTTAAAATCAATAGAGGCAAGGGCATCAAGAAATGGGATGTTGATGTCAAGGCTTTTAGCTCTAGGCAGGCCATTAGTGGGCCTCAGAATGAAGTAGACTTAAGAAATAAGGGCCCAGGGGTTATAATAGGTGGGTCAGGTAAGGATAATGGATCTAAGAACAATCAAGCTATTTTTGATAAGAGTAAACATATATCTGTTACTCTTTTGGAGAATAAAAATCCAAATGTGTTTGCAAGGAATTTTCACAAATCGGGAAATGCTCCACTTATTAAAAATCTTATTTTTCCTTCTATAATTGCTTTTGTTCTAAAAAATCCTTCATGTTCTAATGGTCGAGTCTTCGATATCGGGGAGAGGGGAATGTTGTGTACTCTTCAAATGAAATGATTGTAATCCAAGAGGCAATTTAGAGGATGGTGGATCAATTGGAGATGGATTGGAATGCGGTTAAAATAGGTCGCAGAGTAGTTGCTTGTGAAACTATGGGTTTTCAATGTCTGACTTTGAAAGGGCATGAAATGCTGGGTCAAGAGGGTGAAGATGCGGTAGCACTCATGGACGAAAATACAGAAGAGTGATAGGTTCATAAGTCTTAGACCTTGTTTTATTTGTCTTATGACGTCGACTTTTTTAGTGTGGAATTGTCAGGGTGTTGGTCACctgaattttggtaaaattgtgaAAGAATATTTGCATGAAGTTAATCCAAAAGTTCTTGTTTTAGTGAAAACTAAGATTAATGGCTTGAAAGCTGACAAAGCTATTAGGAGTATTGGAATTCCATTTTCCCTTAGGGTGGAATCAATAGGCTTTTCTAGTGGGATTTGGGTTCTATAGAAAGAGAAAGTTCGTGTAAGAGTGTTGGTAATAAAAAATTGTTTGTTCATATGAAAATTGCGGTTGATGACAAATCCGATTGGGTTTTGATGACAAATCCAATTGGGTTTACTTTATCATTGTTTATGGTAGCCCTTATAAATTGTTAAGGAGAGATATTTGGGATGGTTTAGAAGGCATTGTGTAGAATATTGAGGAGCCTTGGCTAGTCGTTAGGGATTTCAATGCTTTGCTTAGTGAAGAGGAGAAAAATGGTGGATCAAGAAAGTTCGTTGTTGGGTGCCAGTGTTTTCAGCGGATGTGTTTTGACAGTGAGTTGAAAGATTTGGGTTGTAAAGGTCTGAATTTTACGTGAAATCGTGAGAATGTTTTTGAACTTCTCGACAAGGCCTTATGTAATGCTTAGTGGGATTTGAAGTATCTAAATACTATGGTTGTCACATCCCGAAAATCGAGCTAGTAGAATCGGGATA
The Gossypium arboreum isolate Shixiya-1 chromosome 10, ASM2569848v2, whole genome shotgun sequence genome window above contains:
- the LOC108486894 gene encoding probable pectate lyase 1, with product MAVSKKWFLASLAVLFLFLVGAMATVQTNNDSSTVEIEKLQNSKNSTMATRSEEVKALNEHAVADPEAVAAEVETIIDMNIRNATERRKLGFFSCGTGNPIDDCWRCDPNWQKNRKRLADCGIGFGRNAIGGRDGRFYVVTDSNDDDPVNPKPGTLRHAVIQEQPLWIVFKRDMVIKLKQELLVNSFKTIDGRGVNVHIANGACITIQYVTNVIVHGLHIHDCKPTGNAMVRSSPTHFGWRTMADGDAISIFGSSHVWVDHNSLSNCADGLVDAVMGSTAITISNNHLTHHNEVMLLGHSDSYTRDKQMQVTIAYNHFGEGLIQRMPRCRHGYFHVVNNDYTHWEMYAIGGSANPTINSQGNRYAAPRNPFAKEVTKRVDTAESHWKSWNWRSEGDLLLNGAYFTPSGAGASASYARASSLGAKSSSMVGSMTSNAGALPCRRGRQC
- the LOC128282060 gene encoding uncharacterized protein LOC128282060 codes for the protein MRIPLMVAEGESAEPMFSKYSSFKDAVTNLASMSHFSENDWEEEYFDLDDRDLLRKMVDGMPTLDFSERLYSLIEKNYCNVLSDGTWVIYRQYLTVQPWTTQFSLLQKFPENVVTWIHVLSLLGVFYKRSVLRAIGELVGKVFKIVLQTDKRVRGQFAKVQVANRIHRVEYESLPMICYSCSTYGHMRENCAKVHNTESMEEESDMANENLVRMKQQLEISTQVRVEKEEYGE